One region of Quercus lobata isolate SW786 chromosome 2, ValleyOak3.0 Primary Assembly, whole genome shotgun sequence genomic DNA includes:
- the LOC115967973 gene encoding indole-3-acetic acid-induced protein ARG7, whose amino-acid sequence MRSSIVKKLLCCGAKSFPSESSSDDAVPEGHVRVNVGKDIVCKFEMEANYLNHPLFENLLRLSEEEFGYSYDGALRIVCDVDLFQYLLHLLKTSNPSAHYMELPDLISKFYSSNATHLPADQ is encoded by the coding sequence ATGAGGAGTAGCATtgtgaagaagctgttgtgCTGTGGAGCTAAAAGCTTCCCATCAGAGTCCTCATCAGACGACGCTGTCCCAGAGGGTCATGTTCGCGTCAACGTTGGAAAAGACATTGTTTGCAAATTCGAGATGGAAGCAAACTACCTCAACCATCCTCTCTTCGAGAACTTGCTTCGGCTCTCTGAGGAAGAATTCGGGTATTCCTACGATGGAGCACTGAGGATAGTTTGCGATGTCGATCTCTTCCAATACCTTTTACACCTCCTCAAGACCAGTAATCCCTCTGCCCATTACATGGAGCTTCCTGATCTCATTTCCAAGTTCTATAGCTCCAATGCCACACATTTACCTGCTGATCaataa